One stretch of Psilocybe cubensis strain MGC-MH-2018 chromosome 6, whole genome shotgun sequence DNA includes these proteins:
- a CDS encoding Polyporopepsin, with translation MSHVIIKSIPFTTQIKQGARHILAHDKARAQKLVQGLHPHGPLGHKATAAGRHRHHHHHKHHPVPEPTPNDPPEPAPAPPSGDPDAAKDSIDVTDAGVTYTMSVGVGSPATQYTLLIDTGSSNTWVGAGKAYKQTSTSKSTRNSVNVTYGSGSFSGTEFTDEVTLGSLVIKNQSIGVASKANGFQDVDGILGIGPVDLTEGTVSNTPNVPTVTQNMFTQKLIPTESIGISYEPTTSDGALNGELTFGSVDTSKTTSDVTFVPITSTSPASNYWGIDQTISYGQDSSPLLTSSGIVDTGTTLLLIATDAFNAYQKATGATLDQTTGLLTVTEEQFSNMQSLFFNIGGTTFEFTPNAQIWPRSQNSQLGGEEGKIYLITSDLGNNSGTGLDFINGFAFLQRFYSVYDTTNAQVGLATTPFTNAETN, from the exons ATGTCCCACGTCATCATCAAATCTATTCCCTTCACCACCCAGATCAAGCAGGGTGCAAGGCATATCCTCGCTCACGACAAGGCTCGAGCACAGAAGCTTGTACAAGGCTTGCACCCACACGGCCCTCTAGGACACAAGGCAACAGCCGCAGGGCGtcaccgccaccaccaccatcacaaGCATCATCCTGTTCCTGAACCAACTCCTAACGATCCTCCTGagcccgcccccgcccctcCATCAGGGGACCCAGACGCCGCTAAGGATTCTATTGACGTTACTGATGCTG GTGTTACCTACACCATGTCAGTTGGAGTCGGAAGCCCGGCTACCCAATATACTCTACTGATCGATACAG GAAGCTCCAACAC GTGGGTTGGAGCCGGTAAAGCATACAAACAGACCTCCACAAGTAAGAGTACCCGTAACAGTGTG AATGTAACCTACGGCTCGGGTTCCTTCTCCGGCACCGAAT TCACCGATGAAGTAACTCTTGGTTCACTCGTGATAAAGAATCAGTCCATTGGCGTGGCATCGAAAGCTAATGGTTTCCAAGATGTAGACGGCATTTTGGG TATCGGCCCCGTTGATTTGACCGAAG GGACCGTTTCTAATACCCCCAATGTCCCTACGGTAACCCAGAATATGTTTACACAGAAACTCATTCCTACTGAATCCATCGGAATCTCTTACGAACCCACAACATCTGATGGCGCTTTGAACGGCGAACTTACGTTCGGCTCCGTAGACACTTCCAAGACTACCAGTGATGTTACTTTCGTGCCTATTACTAGCACATCTCCAGCAAGCAACTATTGGGGAATCGACCAGACAATCTCCTATGGACAAGATTCTTCGCCACTTTTGACTTCGTCGGGTATTGTCGACACTGGGACCACTTTGCTCCTCATTGCTACAGATGCTTTCAACGCATATCAGAAGGCCACTGGGGCTACTCTTGACCA GACGACGGGTCTCTTGACAGTCACCGAGGAACAATTTTCGAACATGCAGAGCTTGTTTTTCAATATTGGAGGA ACAACCTTCGAGTTCACGCCCAATGCCCAAATCTGGCCTCGTTCCCAGAACAGCCAacttggaggagaagaaggaaaaataTACCTCATCACATCCGACCTCGGCAACAACAGCGGCACTGGACTAGATTTTATCA ATGGATTTGCTTTCTTGCAGAGATTCTACAGTGTCTACGATACTACCAACGCCCAAGTTGGACTTGCTACTACTCCGTTTACTAATGCCGAAACTAATTAG